A stretch of the Deltaproteobacteria bacterium genome encodes the following:
- a CDS encoding beta-propeller domain-containing protein, with protein MWRGKGWILGLVVMTTVACSENGVGGGGSSSSGGPLPPVRGKAGVLQPVAGESLTVYLREQAGVAIDQEVTCITAVEMMADSPAPSVSAAPGESDGAGAASAFTFTDTNNQEAQVEEADTIKVRGEHAYLLTGTTLRVIRVWPFARFGAVQELALEGQPRGMVATQDAMVVISSVPKFPDAVVQPSSALSYHPIVKLTFIDIRNPAAPLIRREAYYEGTQLAMRRIGERVVFALNAALQLPRGDEDFNPYAVDCEKRVAAERQARRAALAALTASDLLPHVVSRRGAAVASIETVSAFYRGGGTGQNVLFVLNADLRSGVDADVAAAVVGYGANVYVSDRAVYIAEYQHGGWWDDADTEETTPIHAFGVDAATPYYIGTATVDGHLLNQFAMSEYDGTLRVATTAGHVGRNSGSGSVSNVYTFDTQAMAPRGRVEGLANGEQIYAVRFIGPMGYVVTFKKIDPLFVLDLHDPAAPRVVGELKVPGFSTYLHAFDAARLIGLGKDADDQGTFAWFQGVKLSLFDVAEPTAPRELQSLVIGGRGTDSPALTQHLAFTYDPTRHLLALPIDLYEGESGSGSAFGEFAYSGLHLYRVSAERGFELTGTIQDPTTASQAWYAGGSIQRSVILGDESQLGVLVLRAGNAELYTADDGLQSLGKIEWPATPSYGGYEL; from the coding sequence ATGTGGCGCGGTAAAGGCTGGATATTGGGCTTGGTCGTGATGACGACCGTGGCATGCAGTGAGAATGGGGTTGGGGGCGGTGGGAGTAGTAGCAGTGGCGGTCCGCTGCCGCCGGTCCGCGGCAAGGCCGGCGTGTTGCAACCGGTCGCCGGCGAATCGTTGACGGTGTATCTGCGCGAACAGGCCGGAGTCGCGATCGACCAAGAAGTCACATGTATCACGGCCGTGGAGATGATGGCGGACTCCCCCGCGCCATCCGTCAGCGCGGCACCGGGCGAGAGTGACGGTGCCGGAGCTGCCTCGGCCTTTACGTTTACGGATACGAATAACCAGGAGGCGCAAGTCGAAGAGGCCGACACCATTAAAGTGCGTGGGGAGCATGCGTATCTGCTGACCGGGACGACGCTGCGCGTAATCCGCGTTTGGCCGTTTGCCCGCTTTGGCGCGGTCCAGGAGTTGGCGCTTGAAGGCCAACCACGCGGCATGGTGGCGACGCAGGATGCCATGGTCGTCATTTCTTCGGTGCCAAAATTTCCTGATGCGGTTGTGCAGCCGTCATCTGCGCTGTCCTATCATCCGATCGTCAAGCTGACGTTCATCGATATTCGCAATCCTGCCGCGCCGCTCATTCGGCGCGAGGCATATTATGAAGGGACGCAACTGGCGATGCGACGGATCGGGGAGCGGGTCGTGTTCGCCCTCAATGCGGCATTGCAATTGCCGCGCGGCGATGAAGATTTCAATCCCTATGCGGTGGATTGCGAAAAACGCGTCGCCGCCGAACGGCAAGCGCGTCGTGCGGCGCTCGCGGCGTTGACGGCAAGCGATCTGTTGCCGCACGTGGTGTCTCGGCGCGGAGCGGCCGTCGCGTCGATCGAAACCGTGAGCGCATTCTATCGTGGCGGTGGAACGGGGCAAAACGTCCTGTTCGTGCTGAATGCGGATTTGCGGTCGGGAGTGGATGCGGATGTTGCGGCGGCGGTCGTCGGATATGGGGCCAATGTCTACGTCTCCGATCGTGCCGTGTATATCGCCGAGTATCAGCACGGCGGGTGGTGGGACGATGCCGACACGGAAGAGACGACGCCGATCCATGCCTTCGGTGTCGATGCGGCCACACCATATTACATCGGAACGGCCACGGTGGACGGGCATCTGTTGAATCAGTTTGCGATGAGCGAATACGACGGGACATTGCGCGTGGCGACAACCGCCGGACACGTGGGTCGCAATAGCGGCAGCGGATCGGTGAGCAATGTGTATACGTTCGACACGCAGGCGATGGCGCCGCGTGGCCGCGTGGAAGGCTTGGCGAACGGCGAGCAGATTTACGCCGTTCGTTTCATCGGTCCGATGGGCTATGTCGTGACGTTCAAGAAGATCGATCCGCTCTTTGTGTTGGATTTGCACGATCCGGCCGCGCCGCGCGTGGTGGGCGAATTGAAGGTCCCGGGATTTTCCACGTATCTGCACGCATTCGATGCCGCGCGTCTGATCGGACTCGGCAAAGACGCCGACGATCAAGGGACGTTTGCTTGGTTTCAAGGCGTCAAGTTGTCGCTGTTCGATGTTGCCGAACCGACCGCGCCGCGCGAGCTGCAATCGTTGGTAATCGGCGGCCGTGGCACCGATTCGCCGGCGCTCACGCAGCATCTGGCCTTTACGTATGATCCGACACGCCATTTGCTCGCGCTGCCGATCGATTTATATGAAGGGGAGAGCGGCTCCGGCAGTGCATTTGGAGAATTCGCTTACAGCGGATTGCATCTCTATCGCGTCTCGGCGGAGCGCGGTTTCGAGCTCACGGGAACGATTCAAGATCCGACAACGGCGTCACAGGCCTGGTATGCGGGCGGATCGATTCAGCGCAGCGTCATTCTTGGCGACGAATCCCAACTGGGCGTGCTGGTGTTGCGGGCCGGCAATGCGGAACTCTACACGGCCGACGATGGCTTGCAGAGCCTCGGCAAGATCGAGTGGCCGGCGACTCCCTCATATGGTGGGTATGAGCTGTGA
- a CDS encoding TIGR02147 family protein: protein MSSLYAYTDYRAYLRDAYLAAKRANPVCSYRYFARRAGFASPNFLQLVIEGKRNLSQESIHRFAGAFKLRRRERLFFEVLVHFNQAKDPEEQNGYYQRLLEFPEYCQAVTLAQEQYEFLTRWYYPVIQDLTTLPGFREDPEWIAKRLRYEITASQAREALDCLQRLGLLICNDDGHLQPAERHLTTGDVARSAASYHYHQQMMERAKRALQTQTEAQREFGALTIALNTKQLKMLKTAIRDFRKVALNLLSQGDEQPTAVYQLNIQLFGHTDLKEGGRHEK from the coding sequence ATGTCGTCACTCTATGCCTATACCGATTATCGGGCCTATTTGCGGGACGCGTATTTGGCGGCCAAGCGGGCCAATCCCGTTTGCTCGTATCGCTATTTCGCACGGCGCGCTGGGTTTGCGTCGCCGAACTTTCTCCAACTCGTGATCGAAGGGAAACGCAATCTCTCCCAAGAGAGCATCCATCGGTTTGCTGGCGCGTTCAAGCTGCGCCGTCGTGAGCGTCTATTCTTCGAGGTCTTAGTGCACTTTAATCAAGCGAAGGACCCCGAAGAGCAGAATGGCTATTATCAACGGCTGTTGGAGTTCCCGGAATATTGTCAGGCCGTCACGCTGGCCCAAGAGCAGTATGAATTCCTGACGCGTTGGTATTATCCGGTCATCCAGGACTTGACGACGCTGCCGGGATTTCGTGAGGATCCGGAATGGATCGCGAAACGTTTACGGTATGAGATCACCGCATCGCAGGCACGCGAGGCGCTCGATTGTTTGCAGCGACTCGGCCTGCTGATTTGCAACGACGATGGGCATCTGCAGCCGGCGGAGCGGCATTTGACGACGGGCGATGTCGCGCGATCGGCCGCGAGCTATCACTATCATCAACAAATGATGGAACGGGCCAAGCGCGCCCTGCAAACCCAGACCGAGGCGCAGCGCGAATTCGGCGCGCTGACGATCGCGCTGAACACCAAACAGCTCAAGATGTTGAAGACTGCGATCCGTGACTTTCGCAAAGTGGCATTGAATCTCCTCTCGCAGGGCGATGAACAGCCGACTGCTGTGTATCAACTGAACATCCAACTGTTTGGTCATACCGATCTGAAAGAAGGGGGTCGCCATGAAAAATAG
- a CDS encoding TerC family protein, which produces MVWSDIVTISSLVLLEGLLSADNALVLALLVRHLPAAQRRRALRYGLLGAFGFRFLFLLVASWLITAWYCKVIGAAYLLYIGLKHIVGESQTEEARHMRPMGFWRTVVVVELTDVAFSIDSILAAVALSNKLWVVYLGGIAGIVTMRFVAGGFLQLLDRFPAFTTGAYVLVTWIGLKLLIGGAGMAAPVLGPHVGWGAEQIARYSVHMPEIVFWSGMAIIVISCLLWKRPPHTKHSAVKDTDSVRKAFD; this is translated from the coding sequence ATGGTGTGGTCAGACATCGTCACGATCAGCTCGTTAGTCCTGCTCGAAGGCCTACTCAGTGCCGACAACGCGTTAGTCCTCGCGCTGTTAGTCCGCCATCTCCCGGCCGCACAGCGGCGCCGCGCATTGCGGTATGGGCTGCTTGGCGCATTCGGCTTCCGGTTCCTCTTCCTGCTCGTGGCCTCTTGGCTGATCACCGCGTGGTATTGCAAGGTGATCGGAGCCGCGTATCTCCTCTATATCGGGCTCAAGCACATCGTGGGCGAGAGCCAGACCGAAGAGGCGCGCCATATGCGGCCAATGGGATTTTGGCGGACCGTCGTCGTGGTCGAACTGACCGATGTCGCGTTCTCCATCGACTCGATCTTAGCAGCCGTCGCCCTCTCCAATAAATTGTGGGTCGTCTATTTAGGCGGAATCGCGGGCATCGTGACGATGCGCTTCGTCGCGGGAGGATTCCTGCAACTACTCGATCGCTTCCCGGCCTTCACCACCGGCGCTTACGTCCTGGTCACGTGGATCGGACTCAAATTACTGATCGGCGGCGCAGGCATGGCGGCACCGGTACTCGGTCCGCACGTCGGCTGGGGGGCGGAACAGATCGCCCGTTACAGCGTACATATGCCGGAAATCGTGTTTTGGAGCGGAATGGCGATTATTGTGATCAGCTGCTTACTGTGGAAACGCCCACCGCACACCAAGCATTCCGCTGTGAAAGATACCGACTCGGTCCGCAAGGCCTTCGATTAA
- a CDS encoding class II glutamine amidotransferase, which translates to MCRMIAIVGTPALRREALFAFHHLSRNGVVRPWESPGHSEGWGVACYDGDAAPVHLARSAGDAADELDLFQAAVRQAMDPVQRLVVTHFRKATHGKICLENVHPFLHGPWLFAHNGTVTELERLGATDGAICGTTDSEDLLRRWVAARQPLSALPEWLDGVAAQCPHTSLTCLMSDGQFVLGYRRVSGKVLKPIPPDYDPAEVQHAYYTLHYWTDGEQHILCSEVLPAVHGPWRGVKNGESLLIPLPR; encoded by the coding sequence ATGTGTCGGATGATCGCGATCGTTGGAACGCCTGCACTCCGTCGCGAAGCCCTGTTTGCTTTCCATCATCTCTCGCGCAACGGTGTTGTCCGTCCCTGGGAATCTCCCGGACATTCTGAAGGGTGGGGCGTGGCGTGTTACGACGGCGATGCAGCGCCGGTCCATCTGGCCCGTTCGGCGGGCGATGCGGCGGATGAATTAGATTTATTTCAAGCGGCGGTGCGGCAAGCGATGGATCCGGTGCAGCGTTTGGTGGTGACCCATTTTCGCAAGGCGACGCACGGAAAAATCTGTCTGGAAAACGTGCATCCATTCCTGCACGGGCCGTGGCTCTTCGCCCATAACGGCACGGTCACGGAGTTGGAACGCTTAGGCGCGACGGATGGTGCGATTTGTGGCACGACGGATAGCGAAGATCTGCTGCGCCGTTGGGTGGCGGCGCGGCAACCACTTAGTGCTTTACCCGAGTGGCTGGACGGCGTGGCCGCACAGTGTCCGCATACGTCGTTGACCTGTCTGATGAGCGACGGCCAATTCGTGCTGGGGTATCGGCGTGTCAGTGGCAAGGTCTTAAAGCCGATCCCACCGGACTACGATCCCGCGGAAGTCCAACATGCGTATTACACGCTCCACTACTGGACCGACGGCGAGCAGCATATCCTCTGCTCGGAAGTCCTCCCGGCCGTGCACGGGCCGTGGCGTGGCGTGAAAAATGGGGAATCGCTGCTGATTCCACTCCCCCGATGA
- a CDS encoding ectoine synthase: MPLHERDAKVVCKPWGRELWLVHESPHYAMKILEVQAGKRLSLQYHREKVETSYVLSGRGRLILEDLQSQTLQTLEIGPQDYYSVVPPQRHRLEAVTDLRLLEVSTPHLDDVVRIEDDHQRPDGHIASEHGGA, encoded by the coding sequence ATGCCGTTACATGAACGGGACGCTAAAGTCGTTTGCAAGCCGTGGGGGCGGGAGTTGTGGCTAGTCCATGAGTCGCCGCATTACGCAATGAAGATTCTCGAAGTGCAGGCCGGGAAACGGTTGAGTCTGCAGTATCATCGGGAAAAAGTGGAAACAAGTTATGTCCTGTCCGGGCGAGGACGTTTGATTCTCGAAGACCTGCAATCCCAGACGTTGCAGACGTTGGAGATCGGTCCCCAAGATTACTATAGCGTGGTGCCGCCTCAACGGCACCGGCTGGAGGCCGTGACGGACCTTCGGTTGCTCGAAGTGTCTACCCCGCATTTGGACGACGTCGTGCGCATCGAGGACGATCACCAGCGCCCGGACGGTCATATCGCCAGCGAGCATGGCGGCGCGTGA
- a CDS encoding DUF1749 domain-containing protein, whose protein sequence is MQPHFKIVPFTATDGVELHGFLAGGRVRTAAIFLHGLGGNAYRSWLVSALAAACVRRRIGFFSINTRGHDLVSTRSQRGRRTPHNGSVYEIFTESVHDIRGAIRCLRARGVRTVYLLGHSTGANKIAYALQRGVRVAGVVYIAPGDDVGVQRRLLGPRRFQAMQRLAARVARRTPHALMPVQNLGYLPISAASYLSLFGPRNRMDQFPFSHLVGDSRWRRLARPRTRAVLVLGADDEYLPVPAAAIRIFFAQALPRIAVSVISGANHSFRDRETELARSAVEFITASGRTHAVT, encoded by the coding sequence ATGCAGCCACATTTCAAAATAGTCCCATTTACAGCCACGGATGGGGTGGAATTGCACGGATTCCTTGCCGGCGGGCGGGTACGGACGGCGGCGATTTTTCTTCATGGGTTGGGTGGGAACGCATATCGGTCGTGGTTGGTTTCGGCGCTGGCGGCGGCGTGTGTGCGACGGCGGATCGGATTTTTTTCCATCAATACGCGCGGACACGATCTGGTCAGCACGCGTTCGCAGCGCGGCCGCCGGACGCCGCACAACGGATCTGTGTATGAGATTTTCACCGAGTCCGTGCATGATATCCGCGGCGCGATTCGCTGTCTGCGCGCCCGCGGCGTGCGGACGGTGTATCTGCTGGGGCACAGCACCGGCGCCAACAAGATCGCGTATGCATTGCAACGGGGCGTGCGCGTCGCGGGTGTGGTGTATATCGCGCCCGGCGACGATGTCGGTGTTCAACGCCGCTTGCTCGGTCCCCGACGCTTTCAGGCGATGCAGCGGCTCGCGGCACGCGTGGCACGGCGTACTCCACATGCACTGATGCCGGTGCAAAATTTGGGATATTTGCCGATCAGTGCCGCGAGTTATCTGAGTCTGTTCGGTCCGCGCAATCGGATGGATCAGTTTCCGTTTTCACATTTGGTTGGGGATTCGCGGTGGCGGCGTTTAGCACGTCCTCGCACGCGCGCCGTGCTCGTGCTCGGCGCGGACGACGAATACTTGCCGGTGCCCGCGGCCGCGATCCGCATTTTCTTCGCGCAAGCATTGCCGCGCATCGCGGTTTCGGTTATCAGCGGCGCGAACCATAGTTTCCGCGATCGCGAAACGGAGCTGGCGCGCAGCGCGGTGGAGTTCATCACTGCATCTGGGAGGACACATGCCGTTACATGA
- a CDS encoding N-acetyltransferase produces MNIKINPLLQAHWLSVSQIYWEGIQTGNATFEQQVPSWEKWHGCHLNTCRFVVEHENKVIGWAALSPISERCVYAGVCEVSVYVASSYQGRGIGCHLLNNLIEGSEKENIWTLQAGIFPENIASVTLHKNCGFREVGMREKIGRMNGKWRDVLLLEHRSKIIGI; encoded by the coding sequence GTGAATATTAAGATTAATCCCCTATTGCAAGCACACTGGCTATCGGTATCTCAAATATATTGGGAAGGTATTCAAACAGGAAATGCGACTTTTGAACAGCAAGTTCCCTCATGGGAAAAATGGCATGGCTGTCATTTAAATACGTGTCGTTTTGTGGTTGAACATGAAAATAAGGTGATCGGGTGGGCCGCTTTGAGTCCTATTTCAGAGCGGTGCGTTTATGCTGGTGTTTGCGAGGTTAGCGTCTATGTTGCGTCCTCATATCAAGGTAGGGGAATAGGGTGCCACTTATTAAATAATCTGATTGAAGGATCCGAAAAAGAGAATATTTGGACTCTTCAGGCGGGAATTTTTCCAGAAAACATAGCAAGTGTAACATTACATAAGAATTGTGGTTTTCGGGAGGTTGGTATGCGAGAAAAAATCGGTCGCATGAATGGTAAATGGCGGGACGTTCTCTTGCTTGAGCATCGAAGCAAAATCATTGGCATTTAA
- a CDS encoding four helix bundle protein, whose protein sequence is MAFQFEKLEVYQKALDWVEAVESLCEKLKGKTSYSLIDQLSRAALSIPLNIAEGNGRWHKGDKRQFFWIARGSTFECVPIIQVLHRKSLIDERQYADFYDQLDVIAKMLTNLVKSVEDLNQK, encoded by the coding sequence ATGGCATTTCAATTTGAGAAACTTGAGGTCTATCAGAAGGCACTTGATTGGGTTGAGGCAGTTGAATCCTTATGTGAAAAACTGAAAGGAAAAACTTCTTATAGTTTGATTGACCAACTCTCCCGCGCCGCACTCTCCATTCCATTGAACATTGCTGAAGGTAATGGCCGCTGGCACAAGGGCGATAAACGCCAATTTTTTTGGATTGCGCGAGGATCCACTTTTGAGTGTGTTCCCATCATCCAAGTTTTGCACAGGAAATCTTTAATTGATGAACGACAATACGCTGATTTCTACGACCAGCTCGATGTTATCGCCAAAATGCTGACCAACCTGGTAAAGTCGGTTGAGGACTTAAATCAAAAATGA